A stretch of the Desulfobacterales bacterium genome encodes the following:
- a CDS encoding AtpZ/AtpI family protein, translated as MQIGLTMAGCILFCFFIGFYLDKWLGTRGIFITIFIILGVIGGAVTVYRQILQTLNDQPQNNNDSNNGSR; from the coding sequence ATGCAAATCGGCCTGACGATGGCCGGCTGTATACTTTTCTGCTTTTTTATCGGGTTCTATCTCGACAAATGGTTGGGTACCAGAGGTATCTTTATCACCATCTTTATAATATTAGGTGTTATCGGGGGTGCGGTCACCGTTTATCGCCAGATTTTACAAACCCTTAACGACCAGCCGCAAAACAATAACGATTCAAACAATGGAAGCCGTTAA